DNA sequence from the Nerophis lumbriciformis linkage group LG10, RoL_Nlum_v2.1, whole genome shotgun sequence genome:
AGGGCACATTTCATAATCATTCCATCAGTTTTCGTTTTGAAAAAAATGAGCAAAATTTTTTGTTTAAGTAGAAAAAAATAAAGTAGCTTCAGATAAACAAAAGAATAGGGAGAAAGAGAGAAAAACATTCTAACGGGTAAAATACAACGTTTAAAATTAGCACATTGATTCATATCCTGTGACAAAGTTTATTCTGTTAAACtgttttttgtcatatttttttactttgaaaaattgAGCAAGATGCAAACAGATTAAAAAGTTTTAAtcccttaaattttttttttttttaagaaaatgtcATTACTACAAgcagtcatattttattttactaaaaattatacaatatatattattttagtaCATTTCAGATGTATTttttaagaatacaaaaaatgcatcaaaataaatgtgtcaataatatgTAATTTATTGTTGTAATACAACAACCCTTTTAATCTagtaaaaattatgtttttcttcagtccaattatgatttttttcttgtttttttccccccgcttcattcttgtaattttttttgccataatACTCCTTGTTTTTACCGTTTACCTCCTTTTTAAGGCGCATCATTCCATCAGTTttcactttgaaaaaaaatcagtggaaaACATGAGCTACATTTTGTGTTTAAGTAGTGAAAAATAAAGTAGCTTCAGATAAACAAAAGAATAGACGTGGAgttagagagaaaaaaaacaatactaaCTGGTAAAATACGTTAAAAAGTcttaattctttaaaaaaaaaaaatttttttaaagaaaatgtcatTACTACAAGCAGTCATATTTTATTTGACTAAAAATGCCTCTATATACATTATTTTAGtacatttcagattttttttaagaatacaaaaaatgcatcaaaataaatatgtgtcAATATGTAGTTTATTGTTGTGATACAACAACccttttaatcttgtaaaatgatGTTTTTCTTCAGTCCAATTATGATTTTTTCTTGTTTCTCCCTCCCACTTCATTCttgtaatcccccccccccccccccctgaacgTATCGTGGTCATAATACTCCTCGTTTTTACCGTTTACCTCCTTTTTGGGGCACATTTCATGATCATCACTTTTCgctttgagaaaaaaaatcagtggaaaACTTGAGCTACATTTTGTGTTTAAGTAGTGAAAAATAAAGTCGTTTCGGATAAACAAAAGAATAGACGTGGAGCcaaagagagaaaaaaatacTAACGGGTAAAATACAACGTTCGCCGTTTTCCGACAAATCTGATTAAAAAAGCCTGCAGCGTTCGCTACAACCTTTGATTTTCTGATTTGCGTGGTACATTCCGCAGACTTGGCAGGCGGCGATACGGAGAGCGGCCTTTAAGAACGGTCTGACGTGggtataaataaatactttccaCGGGTAATTGACCCCTTTTTCCTGGAGGGAGACATGCACGCCGCCATCAAAAGGGTCGACCCCGCGGACGCCAAAGGGCCTCTGATTAAACACGTCTGAGGACAAATCTGGGGAAGGCATAAAATGAGACGTTTCATGGCCGTACGTCTTCAAGGAGTGGCACACTTCCAGACGAGCATCCCCAAATCCCCGCCGGCCCGGACCCCGAATTCACGACCGCGTAGCCAGAGCTGGGCGACGACAAAAGCTGACATTGGCTTGTACGTTTCCTGGCGTGGCGCTGAGGGGGCGTCCATTGTGCCACTGTCACACAGCATTAGACCAGACTGCAAACACTTTCATGTGCGGATTACCCTTTCCCCGTCGCTGATAATAGATATTTGATCTAGCTAATCCACTCtttttgtcttcttttaataAATTCTTGCAAGCACGCACATTTTTAGCGCAAGAATGCTGAAATGCAAGAAGGTCGGACAAAGAATTGCGTTCGGTACACGAGTGACTCACGTTTGAAATCAACTGGAAGTCATTGAAATAACAGCTGGGCTGCTGAAACGACTCTGATATGGTCACTCGTGATTTCCTCCAAATtgtatatcctcctgagaacaagTTTCCTCGACAGTGTCAAAGTCACACATTTcataaatcaatcaaaaatagCCCTACAAGAACACAAATATTGCCCGCAGAGGGCGCTGATTCTcaggtttaccgtattttctggactataaggcatacttgccaaccttgagacctccgaattgggGATTTAGGTGGGCGGGGTCGAGTAAAATTCaagtaaaagaaatacttgaatttcagtgttccattatttacacatatatacacacacaaaacactcctctactcattgttgtatttgaaagtgcaatgctttgcagccagtagcacagccgttgaaggagcataggtatgggcagtgtaatcttctgggttggagtcaataaccaggcgaggtgatgaagttacgtttctttacttcatacttcagacttgccgtcagggtgcgcaatacaacgtaaacccttggccaaccaaaaagtaaccatgtGCTCGCGTACATGTAAATGTAAATCCCCTAAaagtgtgtttaaaaataatatgctgattattttcacatgCCACAAAAGCCTCCTGAGAACCTGCGCTCTCTGCAATGGACAGTTAaacttttttataacttttttccctccaaaatgtgcaactcttttttttaaatcaacgcaGTTCTCAAAAGGATGAACAGTGTAGCTTCGGGGTCCCCAAACTTCttgacatacaaatatatatgtgtatatatatatatatttattatttaattatatatatatatatatatatatatatatatatatatatatatatatatatataattaaataataaataaataaatatatatatatacacacatatttacacataaatatatatatatatatatatatttatgtgtaaatatgtgtgtatatatatatatatatatttatttattatttaattatatatacatatatatatatatatatatatattattaaataataaataaataaataaatatatatatacacacatatgtatttacacataaatatatatatatatatatatatatttatttatatgtgtacatatatgtatatatactgtatatatatatacatatatttatttatatgtgtacatatatgtatatatatatatatttatttatatgtgtaaatatatatgtatatatatgtatatatgtatatgtatatatgcatatatatatatctatttattgatttatttatgtgtgtatatatatatatatatatgtgtgtgcatatatatatatgtatacacacatatatacacatatatataatatacatatatacacacacattatacatatacatatatatatatatatatatatatatatatatatacatttatatatatatatatatatatatatatatatacatatacatatatatatatatatatatatatatatatatatatatatatatatatatatatatatatatatatatatatatatatatatatatatatacactaggggTCCCCCAAACTacggatacggcccgccagcgtccaaaatccatccattttctacagcttgtccatcTCAGCTGtcccaagtatgtgtatatatatacacatatacatatatatatatgtatacacacatatatacacatatatataatatacatatatacacacacattatacatatacatatatatatatatatatatatacatttatatatatatatatatatatatatatatatatatatatatatatatatacatacatatatatatatatatatatatatatatatatatatatatatatatacatatatatatatatatatatatatatatatatatatacactaggggtccccaaactacggatatggcccgccagcgtccaatatatatatatatatatatatatatatatatatatatatatatatatatatatatatatatatatatattggacactggcgggccatatccgtagtttggggacccctagtgTAGCTCATGCTATTCAAAATAGTTGTTGCGAAGAGTCGCCTCTGCAAAAACGTTTTGCTTGATGGCAGCCACGTTTTTTTTGCTCATCTTTTGACATGTGCGCATCAGTGCCCTAAAGATGTGTCCCACATTTTGTGGTGATTCAGCGACATTGAGCTGTGTGTGAAATTTTGAGTCCATCCGACAAATGGGGGGTGAAACATTGGAGTTTAATAACAGCATCATCATGTGGTGTATTCGTCAGAAGAATTCCACAAGGAGACCATCGGACTAAAAACCAGGAGAAAAAGCAAGTTCCAGTGTTCTGTCATAGCGGGCCGCAGATTTAGTTCTGAGTCTGGGGGCTCTTGGTCCTTGGCTTTGGCACCGGCGAGGGTTGTCTGTCAGCAGTGTCGTCCGGCTGCAACAGGCTGCTTTCAAGCCGACCTTCAGCTTCGGAAACGCTCAGGTGACGAGTTCTGGGCAGAGGCTCCGGAACCGGGCCCGGAGGGGAGTTCATGATCTCATACTCGGAACTGACGGAATCGTGCTGTTTTATGGAAAGCATCCTGAGCTCCCGTTTGTTGCCGATGGTGTTGTGGCGGCGTCTTCGTCTGTGATGGTGACACAATACGATGAAGACCACGagcaggaggagaagaagagcCGCACCCCCCGCCAGCACGACGAAGACCGTCTTGGATGCGAAGCAAAGCAAAGCCTGCGTTAGTGGATTTCGACAGGCTGACAGACTGACGGCGTCACTTTCCCTGGCGCTGACCTTGTTTTCCGCCAAACACGTCAAATCCCAATCGGCATTTTTTAGCATTGACATGTTCAGAGTTTGCTGCCTTGCATCAGCTATCCTGAAACCATTCAGGATCCATGAGAATTGTAAATCCTGTGCCTTAGCCACGTGGCAGCTTAGATTCAGAAAACCAAACTTGTGGTCACAGACGTACCTCAGGAGAGGTTTGGACACCTTGTCCATCACGCATAGGCGACCGCTCCACGATGTCAGCGTGGTACCGTTTGCGTAGGACTTCTTTCCCTCGTACAAGCCAGAACTGGAGAGTTTAAGGTTCTTCAGCAAAAGAGAGCCACTTAAAGAGACGTCTTGTGGCTTCCCGATATGCACTCCTCTGTGGTCTCTGACGAACGCCGGGACGCTATCCTGAGTCCATGACAGCAGGTCAGTTTTGCCCAGCTGCGTATAATTCAGCGCTAAAACCACATCTTCTCCGACCGCGGCGTAGACGTCGCACGTGCTGCCGGCCGCCAGGCTTTCGTGGAATCCGCAAAGTAAGATCGTTCCGAGCAAGACAGCGTGAAGCGCCATGAGTCCGACTCTGAAAACAGAATAAGATGCGCCTCCAACGCGGATGTCGATGCAGGAGAAGTGAATCTTTCACAGGAAGCGACTAGGATCACGTCTGCTTTCAGTTCTCGGAAAACCGCAGCAAGTTTGCTCTGTTGCAACTAATAGTGGGCCCCCAtgtcaaagaggcaaataagcaGATGTATTTTTGGAAGACACATGACTTATACCTAGTGTGTAATAGGTCAAATTGCCGTCTTGACATTTGCGTAACTTCTTAATAAAGATTTGCAGTTCCTTATTTGGGAATGTCAATTAAAATggtcaataaataaaacaatgatgCAACCTCGTGAGCTGCTTCTACCAtgcataaatatgtacatattacatattcttatgaaggtgtctgttactattatatatatatatatatatatatatatatacttgcagtatgtatattgtacaaattacatattgttatgaaggtgtctgttactacattatgtatatacttgcagtgtgtatattgttcatattacatattgttatgaagatgtctattactacattttatatatacttgcagtgtgtatataaaacattacatattgttatgaaggtgtctgttactacattatatatatatatatatatatatatatatatatatatatatatatatatatatatatatatatatatatatatatatatatatatacttgatgtgtgtatattgtacatattacatattgttatgaaggtgactgttactacattatacaatatatatacttgcagtgtgtatattgtacatattacatattgttatgaaggtgtctgttactacattatatatatatatatatatatatatatatatatatatatatatatatatatatatatatatatatatatatatatattagggatgtcccgatccaggtttttgcacttccgatccgataccgatattgtttttgcacttccgatccgataccgatactgaccgatactggcctatccgagcatgtattaaagtttaaagttatttagcctacttagttgtcagaatcatgttgaaaagggttttagtactcttgataacaactagccagctgaattaggggagtttgaataatacacaatggttggtaacaagaaactgacctgtttattcaaggataaacatgacaaacagaaatgacatcattgaactagggctgggcgatatggcctttttttaatattgcgatattttaaggccatattgcgatacacgatatatatctggatattttgccttagccttgaatgaacacttgatgcatataatcacagcagtatgatgattctatgtgtctacattaaaactttcttcttcatactgcattaatatatgctacttttaaactttcatgcagagaaggaaatcacaactaaaaaaatcactatctttttcatacggcgttgatgtggaaatgtttgcctcgacattttgatggtgtggacgtgtggcaccgaatggagataagcgtctcgacagacgttacaatatttgaacaatgatgacggaaactgttttctctgccgtgtccgtgtgtcgaaaattgttatgcgcttatttttttatttgattttgtgcgtggcatagatttgccgtgcgcagaggacgcttgagcagtgcgcaattgcacaggcaagcaccttagagggaaggttgctcgcacggctgcgctagcatcacagctaacgttagccatgctgctacctctctgctccgcgagggcgtatacgtatgtgacgtatgacgtgacagtatgtgacgtgtgaaagaaggtgcgcttgctgtctgagaGGGAGACacgggaaagagtgagaagagcctgtcgtgtaatgccagcagctaaatgcaactgcgtgagaatccacagacctgtggatgtgttgaaggtgtgctggaaaatgcggaacggaaattagggagcagcagaaaagtggaatatattatttaaatcggtgcgttggaaaacacggaccggagttttggactggatctggatcggcattttcccatgccttgccgatacgcattttttggcaaatatcggcggccgatccgatccaaatatcggatcgggacatccctaatatatatatatatatatatacttgcagtgtgtattcaaaacatattacatatgttatgaaggtgtttgttactacattatatatatacttgcagtgtgtatattgtacatattacatattattatgaaggtgtctgttactacattatatacatatatatatatatatatatatacttgcagtgtgtatataaaacattacatatgttatgaaggtgtttgttactacattatatatatacttgcagtgtgtatattgtacatattacataatatgacgtgtctgttactacatatatatatatatatatatatatacatatacatatatacttatactgtatatatatatacatacatatatacatttatatcaatacatatatgcatacagtatatatacacatatatacatacagtatatatacacacatatacatatatacacatatacatatatacgtatactgtacatatatactgtatatgcaaatacacatacatatgcatatacatacatatatacatatagacatatgtatacgtatatatatatatatatatatatatgtatatatgtatacgtatatatatatatatatgtatatatgtatacgtatatatatatatatatatatatgtatatatgtgtatttatatatgtgtatatatgtatatttatatatgtgtatatatgtatatatatactatatgtagtatatatatacatatgcatatatatatatttatgtaattatgtgtatatatactgtatgtagtacatactgtgtatatatgtgtatatatactgtatgtagtacatactgtgtatatatatgtgtatatatactgtataaaaagtagctcgcctgctgaaaaagtgtgggcgccCCTGATCTTGGATATGTAACTTTAAGCATTCAAAGAAAACATCAAGAGCAATATTGTTTCTTGTAAACtagaaatgggagccattacctccctgcttggcaatcaccaaaaatgattcccgggcgtggccaccgctgctgcccactgctcccctcacctcccagggggtgatcaaggatgatgggtcaaatgcagagaataatttcgccacacctagtgtgtgtgtgactatcgttggtaatttaactttaacttatcttAACTACAGTGAAGTCATCACAATCAAGGCATTGTTGTGTAAAACTCTCTGTCAGCGTTTCCAGGCAAGCAAACTCATTGTTGGTAAATACCTTCATGGTAACATAAGTGAGCACACCCACCAGGCTGACAGAAGTGTTGGCTCAGCTTAAACTGCAATGACTTCATTTCTTGCCGGGTCTGTAATTTGGCCCAATTAGTGGTGATTCACAAACTCTGTGTAACACCTCGGCACTAGCAAAGATGTGCAGGGATGCAACACCTGTTTCTCGGTACAATGTAGACATGTCGTAAGGTACATGCCGTCACTCCTCTCCCCAGTTATCAGTCACAACCGCCACCTATTATCATTGGAATAAATAGAAACACTCCAACAAATAGCCAAAGTAGACAGTAGTCTCACACAAACACAAATCTGTTTGCTACTACTTTACTAAATCAATGTGAACgctcctcctgccagttattTATAATAACTGGCCTTCTGCATTATAGAAACAAATAGAAAGACTCCAAATAATCCACAATGTAAACAGTATATGCTCACTCACACACAGGCACAATGTAGAAATTTCGCAAGGTACTCCTCTCCCCAGTTATCAGTTGCAACCACCACCTAGTATCATTGGAATAAATACAAACACTCCAACAAATAGCCAAAGTAGACAATAGTCTCGCACATGCAACGAATCTACTGTTTACTACTACTTTACTAAATCAATGTGAACACTCCTCCTGCCAGTTATTTATAATAACTGGCCTCTGGCGTTATAGAACCAAACACAAATActccaaataatccacaaagtaaaAGGTATACGCTCTGCCACACACAGGTACAATATAAACATGTCTTGAGGTACATGCCATCACTCCTCTCACCAGTTATCAGTCACAACCGCCACCAATAGGTTGTGGAATAAATAGAAACACTCCAACAAATAGCCAAAGTAGACAATAGTCTCGCACATGCAACGAATCTACTGTTTACTACTACTTTACTAAATCAATGTGAACgctcctcctgccagttattTATAATAACTGGCCTCTTGCGTTCTAGAAACAAATATAACTActccaaataatccacaaagtaaaAAGTATACGTTCTGTCACACACAGGTACAATGTAGGCATGTCGTAAGGTACATGCCATCACTCCTCTCCCCAGTTATCATTTACAACCGCCACCAATAGGTTGTGGAATAAATAGAAACACTCCAACAAATAGCCAAAGTAGACAATAGTCTTGCATATTCAACAAATCTACTGTTTACTATTACGTTTGTAAATTAAAGTCAATgctcctcctgccagttattTATAATAACTGGCTTCTTGcgttaaaaaaacaattagaaaGACTCCAAATAATCAACAAAGTAAACAGTACATGCTTTGTCACACACAGACACAATGTATACATGTTGTAAGGTACATGCCATAACTCCTCTCCCCAGTTATCAGTCACAACCGCCATCTATTATCATTGGAATAAATAGAAACACTCCAACAAATAGCCAAAGTAGACAATAGTCTCGCACATGCAACAAATCTACTGTTTACTACTACTTTACTAAATGAATGTGAACgctcctcctgccagttattTATAATAACTGGCCTCCTGCGTTATAGAAACAAATAGAAAGACTCCAAATAATCCACAATGTAAACAGTATATGCTCACTCACACACAGGCACAATGTAGACATGTTGTAAGGTACTCCTCTCCCCAGTTATCAGTTGCAACCGCCACCTATTATCATTGCAATACATAGAAACACTCCAACAAATAGCCAAAGTAGACAATAGTCTCGCACATGCAACGAATCTACTGTTTACTACTACTTTACTAAATCAATGTGAACACTCCTCCTGCCAGTTATTTATAATAACTGGCCTCTTGCGTTATAGAAACAAATAGAAATActccaaataatccacaaagtaaaAGGTATACGCTCTGCCACACACAGGTACAATATAAACATGTCGTAAGGTACATGCCATCACTCCTCTCACCAGTTATCAGTCACAACCGCAACCAATAGGTTGTGGAATAAATAGAAACACTCCAACAAATAGCCAAAGTAGACAATAGTCTTGCATATTCAACGAATCTACTGTTTACTATTACGTTTCTAAATGAATGTGAACgctcctcctgccagttattTATAATAGCTGGCTTCTTGCGTTAAAAACAAATAGAAAGACTCCAAATAAGCAACAAATTAACAGTACATGCTTTGTCACACACAGACACAATGTATAGATGTCGTAAGGTACACGCCATCACTCCTCTCCCCAGTTATCAGTCACAACCGCCACCTATTATCATTGGAATAAATAGAAACACTCCAACAAATAGCCAAAGTAGAcagtagtctcacacacacaaatctgTTTGCTACTACTTTACTAAATCAATGTGAACgctcctcctgccagttattTATAATAACTGGCCTTCTGCATTATAGAAACAAATAGAAAGACTCCAAATAATCCACAATGTAAACAGTATATGCTCACTCACACACAGGCACAATGTAGAAATTTCGTAAGGTACTCCTCTCCCCAGTTATCAGTTGCAACCACCACCTAGTATCATTGGAATAAATACAAACACTCCAACAAATAGCCAAAGTAGACAATAGTCTCGCACATGCAACGAATCTACTGTTTACTACTACTTTACTAAAT
Encoded proteins:
- the LOC133612094 gene encoding uncharacterized protein; the protein is MALHAVLLGTILLCGFHESLAAGSTCDVYAAVGEDVVLALNYTQLGKTDLLSWTQDSVPAFVRDHRGVHIGKPQDVSLSGSLLLKNLKLSSSGLYEGKKSYANGTTLTSWSGRLCVMDKVSKPLLRIADARQQTLNMSMLKNADWDLTCLAENKVSARESDAVSLSACRNPLTQALLCFASKTVFVVLAGGAALLLLLLVVFIVLCHHHRRRRRHNTIGNKRELRMLSIKQHDSVSSEYEIMNSPPGPVPEPLPRTRHLSVSEAEGRLESSLLQPDDTADRQPSPVPKPRTKSPQTQN